TTACGCGTGCCGGATTTCAGAATATCCATCGCCGGGAAGATGCGCTTGTCGGCAACCTTGCGGTCAAGGACGATTTCGGAGTTGCCGGTACCCTTGAATTCTTCGAAGATGACTTCGTCCATGCGGCTGCCCGTATCGATCAGCGCGGTAGCGATGATCGTCAGAGAACCACCTTCCTCAATGTTGCGCGCGGCGCCGAAGAAACGCTTCGGCCGCTGCAGCGCGTTGGCATCGACGCCGCCCGTCAGGACCTTGCCGGAGGAGGGAACGACCGTGTTATAGGCGCGGCCGAGGCGTGTAATCGAGTCGAGCAGGATGACGACGTCGCGCCCATGCTCGACCAGACGCTTTGCTTTTTCGATGACCATTTCGGCCACCTGGACGTGACGCACTGCCGGCTCGTCGAAGGTCGAGGAGATAACCTCCCCGCGGACCGAGCGCTGCATGTCGGTCACTTCCTCGGGCCGCTCGTCGATCAGAAGGACAATGAGATAACATTCCGGATGGTTGGCCGTGATTGAATGCGCGATGTTCTGGAGAAGCACGGTCTTACCGGTGCGCGGCGGCGCGACGATCAGTCCGCGTTGGCCCTTGCCGAGCGGTGCCACCAGATCGATCACACGCGGCGACAGATCCTTCGAGGTCGGGATCTCGAGTTCCATCTTGAAGCGCTCGTTCGGGTAGAGCGGCGTCAGGTTGTCGAAATGAACCTTGTGACGAATCTTTTCCGGATCGTCGAAATTGATGGTGTTGACCTTGAGCAGCGCGAAATAACGCTCGCCTTCCTTCGGCCCGCGAATCGGTCCTTCGACCGTGTCGCCGGTTTTCAGCGAGAAACGGCGGATCTGCGACGGCGAGATGTAGATGTCGTCAGGACCGGGCAGGTAGTTTGCATTCGCCGAACGCAGGAAGCCGAAACCGTCCTGAAGCACCTCGACGACCCCTTCGCCGATGATTTCCACATCCTGGCTCGCAAGCATTTTGAGGATCGCAAACATCAGCTCCTGCTTGCGCATCGTGCTTGCATTCTCGACCTCGAGCGATTCGGCGAAAGCCAGAAGATCCGTCGGGGATTTGCTCTTAAGTTCCTGAAGCTTCATTTCAGCCATGAAGTGACCAATACTCTTTTCAATTTCGAAGGGGAAAGGCGATGTTGGGTCGTATTCGGTACTGCGAAAAGGGGGCTCGCAGACGACTGAAATCTACACACATGCCACGTAGATGAGATGCGCGGAAAATAGCGAGTCGTTATCGCCGCCGCAAGGGGGCTGCTTAAAATGAAGCAAATTTAACCTGAGGAACGACTTCTCCTCAGAATGGCTTCACCACGACGAGGATCACGATCGCGATCATCAGCACTGTCGGCGCCTCGTTCATGAACCGCCAGTAGCGCGCAGAACGGCGATTTTCGTCCCGCTCGAACGCGCGCACGGCGCTGCTGAAGAACATATGGATCGCGGTCAGCAGCACCACCAGCCCGATCTTTGCATGCAG
This DNA window, taken from Rhizobium etli CFN 42, encodes the following:
- the rho gene encoding transcription termination factor Rho; amino-acid sequence: MAEMKLQELKSKSPTDLLAFAESLEVENASTMRKQELMFAILKMLASQDVEIIGEGVVEVLQDGFGFLRSANANYLPGPDDIYISPSQIRRFSLKTGDTVEGPIRGPKEGERYFALLKVNTINFDDPEKIRHKVHFDNLTPLYPNERFKMELEIPTSKDLSPRVIDLVAPLGKGQRGLIVAPPRTGKTVLLQNIAHSITANHPECYLIVLLIDERPEEVTDMQRSVRGEVISSTFDEPAVRHVQVAEMVIEKAKRLVEHGRDVVILLDSITRLGRAYNTVVPSSGKVLTGGVDANALQRPKRFFGAARNIEEGGSLTIIATALIDTGSRMDEVIFEEFKGTGNSEIVLDRKVADKRIFPAMDILKSGTRKEDLLVPRQDLQKIFVLRRILAPMGTTDAIEFLIDKLKQTKNNSDFFDSMNT